Proteins encoded together in one Lathyrus oleraceus cultivar Zhongwan6 chromosome 5, CAAS_Psat_ZW6_1.0, whole genome shotgun sequence window:
- the LOC127086040 gene encoding monocopper oxidase-like protein SKS1: MGLFRFSQFSLKFFFLHIALFSTLCFSGDPTVYEELHVTYTTVSPLGVPQQVIAVNGKFPGPVINVTTNNHVVVNVFNQLNEELLITWPGIQMRRNSWQDGVLGTNCPIPPKWNWTYEFQVKDQIGSFFYFPSTNFQRASGGFGPFVINNRVVVSIPFAQPDGEIFIMIGDWYTHNHTALRTTLDGGKDLAIPDGVLINGKGPYQYNDTLVPNKLPFETITVEPGKTYRIRVHNVGVLTSLNFRIQNHNLLLAETEGYYTMQTNFTSFDIHAGQSYSFLLSTDQNASTDYYIVASARFVNESLWQKVTGVAVLHYTNSKGTVTGPLPPPPDDFYNKGASMNQARSIRQNTSASGARPNPQGSYRYGSINITDTYLLNVTAPVKINGTTRAAINGISFLKPNVPFLLADKHQLRGIYKLDFPSKPLNRTPVLDRSIINATYKGFIEIVFQNNDTTVQNFHLDGYSFFVAGMDYGDWTENSRNSYNKWDAISRSTTQVFPGGWTAILVSLDNVGSWNLRSENLDRWYLGQETYLRIINPEESSDKDTSVPDNVLYCGPLKHLQKEQKSSGSALGHSFIFTLLMGILSVIFTAS; this comes from the exons ATGGGTCTCTTCAgattctctcaattttctctcaaatttttcttcCTTCACATTGCTCTGTTTTCCACCCTCTGTTTTTCTGGTGATCCAACTGTTTACGAAGAACTTCACGTCACTTACACCACTGTTTCTCCTCTGGGTGTTCCTCAACAG GTTATAGCTGTGAATGGGAAATTTCCAGGGCCTGTTATTAATGTTACAACCAATAACCATGTAGTTGTGAACGTTTTCAATCAGTTGAATGAAGAACTTCTCATCACATG GCCTGGTATTCAAATGCGGCGTAATTCATGGCAAGATGGAGTTCTTGGCACGAACTGTCCGATTCCTCCGAAATGGAACTGGACATATGAGTTTCAAGTCAAGGATCAAATAGGGAGTTTCTTTTACTTCCCTTCTACTAACTTCCAGAGAGCTTCCGGTGGTTTTGGTCCTTTTGTTATCAACAATAGGGTGGTTGTATCCATTCCTTTCGCGCAGCCGGACGGTGAAATTTTCATCATGATTGGCGATTGGTATACTCATAACCACACC GCTCTAAGAACAACGCTTGATGGTGGAAAAGACCTTGCAATACCAGATGGTGTTCTTATCAATGGGAAGGGACCTTATCAGTACAATGATACTCTCGTACCTAACAAATTACCGTTTGAAACAATTACTGTTGAACCAG GCAAGACTTACCGAATCCGTGTCCATAACGTTGGAGTTTTGACTTCTTTGAACTTCCGAATTCAAAACCACAATCTATTGCTGGCGGAAACAGAAGGCTATTACACAATGCAGACAAATTTCACGAGCTTTGATATTCATGCCGGCCAGTCTTACTCTTTTCTTCTCTCCACCGACCAGAACGCAAGTACAGACTACTATATTGTCGCCAGTGCTAGGTTCGTGAATGAATCATTGTGGCAGAAGGTTACAGGTGTTGCAGTTTTACACTATACAAATTCCAAGGGTACAGTAACCGGTCCTTTACCTCCACCACCCGATGATTTTTATAACAAGGGCGCATCGATGAACCAAGCGAGAAGTATCAG GCAAAACACATCTGCTAGTGGAGCTCGTCCTAACCCTCAAGGATCCTATCGGTACGGCTCGATCAATATAACCGACACTTACCTATTAAACGTTACAGCACCAGTGAAGATCAACGGCACTACTCGGGCTGCCATTAACGGAATCTCATTCCTTAAACCCAACGTTCCATTTCTCCTCGCTGACAAGCATCAACTAAGAGGAATCTATAAGCTCGATTTTCCAAGCAAGCCGTTGAACAGAACACCAGTGCTTGACAGATCAATCATCAATGCTACGTATAAAGGATTCATCGAGATTGTATTTCAAAACAATGACACCACAGTTCAAAACTTTCATCTCGATGGCTACTCGTTTTTCGTCGCCGG GATGGACTATGGTGATTGGACAGAAAACTCTAGAAACTCTTATAATAAGTGGGACGCAATTTCTCGTAGCACAACTCAG GTTTTTCCTGGAGGATGGACAGCAATTCTTGTGTCTCTGGACAATGTTGGATCATGGAATTTGAGATCAGAAAACCTAGACAGATGGTACCTCGGTCAAGAAACTTATCTGAGGATCATCAATCCCGAAGAATCGTCCGACAAAGATACCAGTGTACCAGACAATGTTCTATATTGCGGTCCTCTCAAACACTTACAAAA GGAACAAAAATCTTCAGGTTCTGCATTGGGACATTCCTTCATCTTCACATTGCTCATGGGAATTCTTAGTGTGATTTTCACAGCTAGCTAA